In Nostoc piscinale CENA21, the genomic stretch GATGTCTATTCCCAAAATCAGTGAATTTACCATCCGTCGTTATGCCAACGCTAAGTCTTACCAAAGGGGTGAGGCTTATTTCGAGTCTGGTGCTGTAGATACTATTATTCGCCGTGGTAATCTATTACACGCAGAAGTTGATGGCAGTGAAGCTAGACCTTATCGTGTCAGCCTCAGTTTTGATGGCCATAGTTTAACTTCAGCAAATTGCACCTGTGCCTACAATTTTGATGGATGGTGTAAACACATTGTGGCAACGCTGCTTGTTTGTGTGCGCCAGCCAGAGATTATTGAGCATCGTCCGACGTTAGAGCAATTGCTTGATCGGCTGGATCACGTTCAGACACAAAGGCTAGTACAAGAATTAGTGGCAGAACATCCCCAACTGATTGAGACAATTGATCGTCATGTTACCTGGATGACAAATCCTTTGCCTAAGACAAAAAAGCTCAAGTCTCTGCGGCAAAATGCGATTGATACCAGTGCTTTTCGGCGGCAAGTACGGCAGATTATTCACGATGGTGTGCGCTACCTTGAGGATGGCTGTGAAGAAGATCCCATTGCTGAGGAATTGCTGGGTTTGGTGCAGTCGGCGGTAGACTTGATTGAACGGGGAGAAGGAAATAAAGCGATCGCAGTTTTAGAGGCGATTACTTCTACCTGTATTGAAAATTGGTATGAAGTTGCTGAATATGGTGCAGATTATGATGAAATTGCCTGGGAATTAAATAATGCTTGGTGTGAAGCTATTCTGACTGCTGACTTGACTCCCGAAGAAAAAGTTGACATCCAAGTAAATTTGGAAGTTTGGCAAGATGAATGGGATGTGGATTTTGGCTTAAGTTTAGAAGCTTTGCGCCAAGGCTGGGATTACCCGCTACTCACAGAAGTTCTCCAAGGCAAAATGAGTGAACGGGGAGTGTGGGAAACAACTATTCCTGATTATGCCGATGATTTAGCTTTAATTCGGTTGAAAATTCTCGAACGCCAAGAACGTTATCAAGAATATTTATATTTGGCGGAAGCGGAAGGACAAACGCGGCAATATTTAACTATGCTGGGTAGACTCGGCAGAGTAGAAGAAGCCTTAGAAGCTGCCCAAACCGAAATGAATTCAATGGAAGAAGCATTCGCTTTGGGCAAAACTCTGCAAGAACAAGGCGCATTACAACAAGCTTTGCATATTGCTCAAATTGGCTTGCAATTAAAGGGAAATTGTCAATATGACTTGGGTTTATGGACAAGTGATTTAGCCCAAAAATTAGGTGATCAAACCACAGCTTTGCAAGCCAAAAAACTAGCTTTTCAAGCACATCCTTCTTTAGAAGAATATCAAGATATTCAAGATTTGGCTGGGGAAGAATGGCTGCAAATTAAACCTGATTTATTGAAAATTCTGCGGGTTTATAGTGGTTGGGAAACTGCCCCCATCAAAGTAGATATTTTCTTATATGAAGGATTAATTGATGATGCGATCGCGATCGCTAATGATTTAAATGTCTATTATGCTGACATTATTCATCGGGTGATGGATGCTGCCATTCCCCTTCGCCCTCATTGGGTAATTACTCATGCTTGTCGCCTGGCCGAAGCAATTATGAATGCGGGGAAAGCAGAGTATTATGATGCCGCAGTTGACTGGCTAAGAAAAGCTCGTGCGGCTTACATTGCGTCAAATAAACAAGCCGACTGGTCAAATTATCGCGCCAAATTAATGGAAATCCACGCCCGCAAGCGCAAATTGATGGGAATGTTGCAAGGACGAGATATGGAATAATTCTGAGTTCATCAATTGATGTTTATCAGCTTAATGCTATGGGAACTATAGGTAATGAGTCTAACTAAAGCTTTACAGTCATACCTATATGTCCTATTTATTCCCCAAAGCAATCAAAATTAACCAATCTCAAACCACTTCCACCACACCAATACCTAATATTAGAACACCACTAATTTTGATTGCTTGTACATTAGCAATAGGTATTGTTGGTTGGACTAGTTACTTGGTAGTAAGAAAGTTAATTATTCAACAACTTCAAGAAAAAGCATTATTACAAGTCCGCCAAGGAACTGATGAGATTGATCAGTGGTTAGCAATTTGCTCTACCACAATTCAAACTATTGCGAATACAGACGCAGCCCGTTCCTTAAATTGGAGATTGATTGAACCATTGTTACAGTCAGAAGTGAAGCGCACTGATGATTTTTTTAAAATTTCACTCTCACTACCTGAT encodes the following:
- a CDS encoding SWIM zinc finger family protein, whose protein sequence is MSIPKISEFTIRRYANAKSYQRGEAYFESGAVDTIIRRGNLLHAEVDGSEARPYRVSLSFDGHSLTSANCTCAYNFDGWCKHIVATLLVCVRQPEIIEHRPTLEQLLDRLDHVQTQRLVQELVAEHPQLIETIDRHVTWMTNPLPKTKKLKSLRQNAIDTSAFRRQVRQIIHDGVRYLEDGCEEDPIAEELLGLVQSAVDLIERGEGNKAIAVLEAITSTCIENWYEVAEYGADYDEIAWELNNAWCEAILTADLTPEEKVDIQVNLEVWQDEWDVDFGLSLEALRQGWDYPLLTEVLQGKMSERGVWETTIPDYADDLALIRLKILERQERYQEYLYLAEAEGQTRQYLTMLGRLGRVEEALEAAQTEMNSMEEAFALGKTLQEQGALQQALHIAQIGLQLKGNCQYDLGLWTSDLAQKLGDQTTALQAKKLAFQAHPSLEEYQDIQDLAGEEWLQIKPDLLKILRVYSGWETAPIKVDIFLYEGLIDDAIAIANDLNVYYADIIHRVMDAAIPLRPHWVITHACRLAEAIMNAGKAEYYDAAVDWLRKARAAYIASNKQADWSNYRAKLMEIHARKRKLMGMLQGRDME